The Desulfovibrio desulfuricans DSM 642 genome contains a region encoding:
- a CDS encoding Fe-only nitrogenase accessory AnfO family protein: protein MKCDCIAVLENTDNSITAMENCTHLSVWQRDWSTGKGWHACDPVPFSLEGCATLPQIRDRLRQLALLLPAEAAIAGASISGLAYNELSRMGFCLCELDAFSPDILDALASEILASAQGEAQVPTAPTPTDTPGVYSINLMEVQAAHPEITSKKALRPFFASTPFVELELICGHMPPWLEEHMRQQRLTCALTRQEDGTVRARISHALCGESAPNGR, encoded by the coding sequence ATGAAATGCGACTGCATTGCCGTGCTGGAAAATACAGATAATTCAATCACCGCCATGGAAAACTGCACCCACCTTTCCGTCTGGCAGCGCGACTGGAGCACGGGCAAGGGCTGGCATGCCTGTGATCCTGTGCCTTTTTCTCTTGAAGGCTGTGCCACCCTGCCCCAGATACGCGACCGGCTGCGTCAGCTGGCCCTTCTGCTGCCTGCAGAGGCTGCCATAGCCGGGGCCAGTATTTCCGGCCTTGCCTACAATGAACTGAGCCGCATGGGCTTTTGCCTGTGCGAGCTGGACGCATTCTCGCCCGATATTCTGGATGCCCTGGCCAGCGAGATTCTGGCTTCCGCCCAAGGGGAGGCGCAGGTTCCCACCGCGCCCACGCCCACAGATACACCCGGTGTATACAGCATAAATCTTATGGAAGTGCAGGCAGCACACCCGGAAATTACGTCAAAAAAAGCCTTGCGCCCCTTTTTTGCGTCAACGCCCTTTGTGGAACTGGAACTCATCTGCGGGCACATGCCCCCCTGGCTTGAGGAGCACATGCGCCAGCAGCGCCTGACATGCGCCCTCACCCGACAGGAAGACGGAACTGTCCGAGCCCGTATTTCGCATGCGCTTTGCGGCGAATCCGCGCCAAATGGACGTTAG
- a CDS encoding homocitrate synthase, producing the protein MPEIIIVDTTLRDGEQAPGFAFPPALKIRLAAMMDEAGVDQIEAGVPAMGENEKATIRSIREACSNARVSTWNRLRESDVRHSFDCSPHIIHLCCPVSDRQIKDKLKTTRAEVMASLAKCAALAASRGAEVTVGFEDSSHASPDQLRDAARAARQCGVVRVRLSDTVGCYTPDKVWRAVRMLREAGVDVEIHAHNDFGMAVANSLMAVNAGARYVNTTLWGIGERAGNCGLATFTAAAARLGNTSCAVDARKALELERLAATLLPQKSMNGWGKHLGYSYGTRPFGL; encoded by the coding sequence ATGCCTGAGATCATTATTGTCGATACCACCCTGCGCGACGGCGAGCAGGCTCCCGGCTTTGCATTCCCCCCTGCCCTGAAAATCCGCCTTGCCGCCATGATGGACGAAGCTGGCGTGGACCAGATCGAGGCGGGCGTCCCCGCCATGGGCGAAAACGAAAAGGCCACCATCCGCTCCATCCGCGAGGCCTGTTCCAACGCCCGCGTTTCCACCTGGAACCGCCTGCGCGAAAGCGACGTGCGCCACTCCTTTGACTGCTCTCCGCATATCATTCATCTGTGTTGCCCGGTTTCTGACCGGCAGATCAAGGACAAACTCAAAACAACCCGCGCCGAGGTAATGGCCTCCCTTGCCAAGTGCGCGGCACTCGCCGCAAGCCGTGGTGCGGAAGTGACAGTTGGTTTTGAAGATTCCTCCCACGCCTCGCCCGACCAGTTGCGCGATGCGGCGAGGGCCGCGCGTCAGTGCGGCGTGGTGCGGGTGCGGCTCAGCGATACCGTGGGCTGTTACACGCCAGACAAGGTCTGGCGGGCCGTGCGCATGCTGCGCGAAGCAGGCGTGGATGTGGAAATCCACGCGCACAACGACTTTGGCATGGCTGTTGCCAATTCGCTCATGGCTGTGAACGCCGGGGCGCGCTACGTCAATACCACGCTGTGGGGCATTGGCGAACGGGCGGGCAACTGCGGGCTTGCCACCTTTACGGCGGCGGCCGCGCGGCTTGGCAATACCTCCTGCGCGGTGGATGCGCGCAAAGCTCTTGAGCTGGAGCGCCTTGCGGCCACACTTTTACCGCAAAAATCCATGAACGGCTGGGGCAAGCATTTGGGGTACAGCTACGGCACACGTCCTTTTGGCTTGTAG
- a CDS encoding homocitrate synthase/isopropylmalate synthase family protein, which produces MPQLVDRTLCLLYRVLPAAHSLEERQTADAFALWAGEWIDLMHHMGFVVEIPPDLQFTAASVKARRTGKRPILNGPWARLSGCCDALYTFETEFWPRFAAIKDTVEFCPGDHAGCATALAVLWLLKGGPRVAGCIGGSALYGPDAGPALEEVALSLYAQGLETGLTHLDKLPEATALLREAGLEVSHHKAVLGTDIFAVESGIHVDGIVKKPFLYEPYAPATVGLERQIVVGKHSGHVSLRIKARQLGLNLPRTEEEHMLELVQQLAERQQCSLTDAQFLDLCHACHPPESLSSARTDCCGLSGTTVSVEVGHA; this is translated from the coding sequence ACTCGCTAGAGGAAAGGCAGACCGCAGACGCATTTGCGCTCTGGGCCGGGGAATGGATCGACCTCATGCACCACATGGGTTTTGTGGTCGAAATTCCCCCAGACCTTCAATTTACAGCAGCCAGCGTCAAGGCCCGCCGCACGGGCAAACGCCCGATCCTTAACGGCCCCTGGGCGCGCCTGAGCGGTTGCTGTGACGCTCTTTATACCTTTGAAACGGAATTCTGGCCGCGCTTTGCCGCCATCAAGGATACGGTGGAGTTCTGCCCCGGCGATCATGCGGGCTGCGCCACGGCTCTTGCCGTGCTGTGGCTGCTCAAGGGCGGCCCCCGTGTGGCAGGCTGCATTGGCGGCTCTGCCCTGTACGGCCCAGATGCCGGGCCTGCGCTGGAAGAAGTGGCCCTGAGCCTGTATGCTCAGGGTCTGGAGACAGGCCTGACGCATCTGGACAAACTGCCCGAAGCAACCGCCCTGCTCAGGGAGGCGGGCCTGGAAGTTTCCCACCACAAGGCCGTGCTGGGCACGGATATTTTTGCTGTTGAATCCGGCATCCATGTGGACGGCATTGTCAAAAAGCCCTTTCTTTACGAACCATATGCTCCAGCTACTGTGGGGCTTGAACGCCAGATAGTGGTGGGCAAGCACTCAGGGCACGTTTCGTTGCGCATCAAGGCCCGCCAGCTTGGTTTGAACTTGCCGCGCACGGAGGAAGAACATATGCTGGAACTGGTTCAGCAGCTTGCCGAGCGCCAGCAATGCAGCCTGACCGATGCCCAGTTTCTCGACCTGTGTCACGCATGCCATCCCCCCGAATCCTTGTCTTCTGCCCGAACGGACTGTTGCGGTCTTTCGGGCACAACGGTTTCTGTGGAGGTGGGCCATGCCTGA